The Pongo abelii isolate AG06213 chromosome 3, NHGRI_mPonAbe1-v2.0_pri, whole genome shotgun sequence DNA window AGATAGTCAGACAGACAGGCAGGCTATTTATTGAATACATTCTACATGCCAGTATTCGGCCGAACCCTCTACATATACCAGGCGCTTTCTTCTCCAAACAACCCTTTGGAATTCCTATTATCCTCATGTGGAAAGCGGTAAATATGAGGCATAGAGAAATTGAGTGACCTGTCCAAAGTCATTGCCAGGCTGAGCTCAGACTTTGTGCTGTTAACCTCTAGTTTATAACCCTGAGTGACACTCAAAGGTGCCCTACTCAACTCTCTCTTAAAGAAATAACTTGCTGGCCAGTGGCAAGGAGTGCAGTTAGCTGACAGCCTCTACTGATAACCTCCTTGGGCTCTGCTTCAGCTTTCAACCAGAGACTGTGTTGTTTCTGAGGAGGCCCAGCTAAGGACCGAGCACGATAAGGGTAGAAGAGTCTGAACATTTCTGCCCACCGTGGGCCCCTCTAATAAACAGTCTTTCTTCTGGAGCTCCCCACTGAGTTGTTGCAGACTTCACCAGATCAGCATTGCAATCTGAGGCTCCCCCTGCCCAATtctgcctccttcctccttctgtcTATCGCAGGAGTTGTTCTGAATAACATTCTTTCACTCCAATGTCCATCTCAGCATCTGCTTTGCAGAGGACACAACTGGCACACCCTGCCTTCATATATTTGGATTGTCATCATACAGAAGACTGTTTAGAATTGTTTTGTGTTGTGATAAGGGGTTGAATTAGGACAAAATTCAACCCCTTATCACAACACAAGCATAAGCAAACTGCTAGAGAAGCAGCTTTCACATATACATAAGGAAGAACATCCTAAAAACTAGAACTGCCGAACAATAGAATAGGCTGCCTCAAGATCAATGAGTGCCCCGTCACTGCGTTCAGGCTGACTGGAGAACTGCTTTTGTGTGAAGCTTGTGTGGCATTACCACTCCTCCACTTCTGCCCCCATGCATACTGAGGCACCTGGGATGCTAAACATCCACAATGCTAATTGATTAGCAAAAACCAAATTGTTTAGGAAATCGCTCCAGGAAGCCCAAACCTCTGATTTCTTAGCAGATCAGTGGGTCTGGTTTGATACATCATCCTTGTCCACTTCCAGGGCAGTTCAGTGGTACTCTAGGCCAGACTAGCCACTGTCaacatactgtttttttttaatcaaagagCTCCTAGAAAATGGGATAGGCTGTGGGCTGATCGTCCCCATGGACTAGTTGGTGGGATCAAAACCAAACTTCACATAATGCTTATGTCAAACAGACTGTAATATGGGGTTCACCCTATAATGTAGTTCCAATGACTCCCTCCCCTGCCACATGGTTCTCGAGCTCATGGACTTGCACACGACAGCCAGAGAGATTCTCTACCTCAAAGCTGTTGTCTCCCTCCCTTCATGCAGACACAGGCACACAAAGCAGGGGATGCCTACTGCCCCCTTCTAAGAATTCCATGATGATCAGATTATATAAGTAATCATATATTTCAGATAGTAAAATAAGAGATGGAAAAGACTGGTAGGAAAACCAATAGCATAATCAGCGTTAGGATCTGTATATAAAGAGGCATTCATTTGCtgtgcaaatatttactgagcacctaccaaAGGCCGGAATCCCTTCCACATGCTAGGGATGTGATGTCCTCGACGGAGTCCCCAGTGTCATGGAGTATATATCTAATGCCACTGAGAAACCTGGCTCACCCTCCACCGAGAGAAGCAATCAAAGCCACCATCACCAATAGCGCTACTAAAGACAGTGCTTCGGAGCTTCCAAGCTGATAGATTTTCCTTTCTCCCCACCCTCAGATTTCTCCAGCGTCTCTGGCACTTATAGTCCACGTTtgcaagaaatattttattatagtgctctgaaacaaatttataaagtttgcaagagaagttttaaaaaagcaagcTCAGCAATATTTGGGGGCTTTTAAAACTGATGATGCAGCTGACCTACTGGAGACAAAGGCAGTGGGAGGGCCCTTACTGGTATAAATAAATAGGAGTCTCTGGTACTGCAAACTCACAGCCTGGACTCAGAGCTCAAATCTGAACTCTACCTCCAGACAGAATGAAGTTCATCTCAACATCTCTGCTTCTCATGCTGCTGGTCAGCAGCCTCTCTCCAGTCCAAGGTGAGAACTTTCACTTAACGTTTCAGTGTTTGTTGAACAGAAATAGTCTTTAACCACTTCAATTTTCTTTCGATTAAAAACCGCAGGGAAGTCTGActaaagggggaaaaaactgCTCTGTTCCTTCTAGATTTCTCAAAGCAAGGTGTTTAGGAATTTAACTCTTCAAACCTGGAAGTATTTATATTGTTAAGagttttatttatagaaaaaagaGATACCAGAAGTCCAATATTCATGTGAATTATATTAGGCTTGTATATTCCCGGCCTTTTTCAGATTCAGCTCCTGCTATATATAATTCTTTACATGTAGCTCTTCTTTATTCTCCCTCTCAATGTTACCCACTCTGACCAAACTCTATATAGGGTTTAAAGATTATTGAACTCTACCGGTCTCTTGCAGTGAACATGCTTCATGTAATTCCAAATGGTTAGAGCTGACATCAAGTACACCACTGTCAGTACACCAGGGGTATTTACACACATTCTGCAAAGAAGCAGACTTCCATGTCTAAGTGGGGCAGCTATCTTTGTGTCAATAGATAAATATCCAGTTGAAGTAGTAAGGTTTTATGTGGCTGAAGGaatggatacatgtgcagaaagaaGCCTTCTGCTCAGATTTAGATCAAATTTTTGTTCTTAAAACACAGAGGAGGTTTCGCCCCcagttttaattttgctttacATGTTATTTTCACTCTTCAAAACCCTAATTTCTTGCATTCTCCACGGGGCTTTCCCATGGCTCCCAGCAGAGGTAGCTCTTAGTACATCTTCTGTTTTCAGCACGCACGTTAGATTTTGAGCGTAATACAACCTTCTGtggtattttagtttttgtttgcttgtttcccCTACTAACTTGTACACATCTTGAGAGCTGagcctttttatttataaatgtatgtcAAGCACAGTAGTAGGCTGGATGGAAAAGATCTGATAAATGTCTTTTGCTTAGATTTCATTAGATCTCATTAAAATTCATGAGATGGGTACTAATGGTACCCATCCAGTATTAATtgcttttgttaaataaaaagacttttgaatttttatgatCGCCTTTTGTTTTGTAATGATTTGCAACCCAGACAGAGGACcaacatattaaataaaaatatttgtgacatTTTCTGAGAGGAAAGGGGAGGATGGCAGAGAGTCTGATAGAGAAAACTCTGTTCCAGCATGTTATTGCTCCCAGGACTCTAGAGCCAGGTCATGTCCTCGGTTTTTATGTGTTGGGAGTGAAGATAATCCATTGGTTTTATATTGCATTAATTATAACTGAGTCGTAAGTCCCTACAGAGGCTGTTCTCAAATTTTATTATGTGGACTATCACCTGAGTGCAAATATAACACTATCACAGATTTCAAAAAGTGCCGTGTTTTTTTgaaagctaatttttgttttgttttctttttgctttgtttgtttgctctttgagatagggtctccatttgttgcccaggctggtctcaaactcctgggttcaaccaatcctcccaccttggcctcccaaagtgctgggattacaggtgtaagccactgtgcctggcctaaaagctaactttatttttaaagttttggtagaaaacatttgaaaatactcAAGCCAAGACAAGCAGAAATATACAAACTAAAGACATATGGGTGGAAGCACTGACTTGAAACTTTTAAATCTTCAGATGCACAATATGAAAGATTAGTAATAAATTCTAGTTATGAATTACATGCCAATGGATTAAAATAACTGATTCTGTGTTTACAGGTGTTCTGGAGGTCTATTACACAAACTTGAGGTGTAGATGTGTCCAAGAGAGCTCAGTCTTTATCCCTAGCCGCTTCATTGATCGAATTCAAATCTTGCCCCGTGGGAATGGTTGTCCAAGAAAAGAAATCATGTAAGtttcaagacaaaaataaataagatttcttTCTCCCGATGAAATCAGATCAAATGTTACCATACAGTAGTCTTACTCAAGAATGTCGAAGAGATTTACTTGAGTGttgctaaaaattctcaaactAATAATGAAAATTGTTAATAATTAAGAGCTTAGTTTGCAGCAGCCCtgagctaagtgctttacatgcacatactcattttatttattcaaccagTTTATTAAGGTAAGTCTTGTTCCTTACAGTCTGAGGCTTAGGAAGGTTAACTAACTGCCTGAGACACACCATCAGAAAGGACTAGAAAGTGCATTAgcggccgggggtggtggctcacgcctgtaatcccagcactttaggaggccgaggagggctgatcacctggggtcaggagttcgagaccagcctgaccaatatggagaaaccccgtctctactaaaaatacaaaattagccgggtgtggtggctcatgcctgtaatcccagccacttgggaggctgaggcaggagaatcgcttgaacccaggaggcggaggttgcagtgagctgagatcacgccattgcactccagcccgggcaacaagagcgaaactccatctcaaaaaaagaaagaaagaaagaaagaaagtgcatTAGCCAGGATTCCATTCACATTTTCCCCATTCCAAAGCCTCTTCTTTGCGACACCTTGAAGTATTAGGCACAGCATCTTTCTCAGGGCATCCCTGACTTGGCGTTCATTAGCGGCTCTTCCTATGGACTTCTTTAGATTTTGCAATGTTTGTAAGCAGCTACTTCCTCTTTGTCACATTTTGTTACCAGTGCTTGGGGCCTTGGACCAGTCAAAATATGGGATATCAAAAGTGCATATGGTAATGTTTCACTAAAAAGGCATTTCACTAATGTCTTTAACAATGATGTCTAACTAAACTACAATTATTACCTTcacaactcagagatgtgaaggTTAGCCATGCCCTACTTGGGAGCAGTGCCCCTGGCTGTTTAGGAAACCGGGAcccctttcttttgattccatTTCCTCTGTCATGACTCAAGTCTCTTGCCTGTCAACCAAGGAAGGTAATGCACCTTAATTTTCTCTGCTTTAACTTTGATtgttttgaaatgacaaaaatctgattttatatcttttcatcaaattctgcatttctgaatTTTAACCAGATACAGAAATGAGAGCTTCAGATTATTGTGAGAAATTCATGCCAGTCAGAGGTGAAAATACCGTGAGTCCAGATGATCAGAAATCTGTCTTTCCATCATGAACTCAGAAACCCAATTGGAAGTGTCTGTCTGAAAACCCAACTGCTCCATGCCCTGTGACCTCTCTAAGATTCATGTGCAAAGGTGCAGTTTCAGAGTTAGATGGATAGATCCTTgctgtttgtcttttttgttttggggtttttgtggggtttttttgtgtgttttgggttttttttgtttgtttgttcattttttgagacaggatctcactctgctgtccaggctggagtgcagtggcacaataatggctcactgcagcctcgacctcctgggttcaagcaagcctccctcctcagcctcccaagtagctgggactacaggtgcacaccaccatgcccagctagttttttttttattattatttctgtagagatgagggctcattaagttgcccaggctagtctcgaactcctggcctcaagcaatccgcccacctcagcctaccaaagtgctgggattataggcataagctaccatgctGCTGGCTGTTTGTCATTTTATAACTAAGATAAATGACATATAAGGAAATTGTGTTTTGTTTGAGTTCACACCAGTAGAGGGTAGAGTCTCCCAGTTTTCTGCTGTCTGGGAGACCTCACTTTTCCACTGCAGATAAAGCATTTAACACTATGTCTGGCACTTGGTAACCACTCAGGTCATGCTCATGAAAAACAGTGAAGAAAAatgtgggctctggagtcagataaTCTTCATTTGAATCCTGCCGTATCATGTATTTGTTGTGCAatcttgaacaagttatttaaattCGCCTAAATTCATCATCAGAAGGTAATGAGATAATAGTTTCTCCAGCAAAGGATTTTTGTGAGATGAATTGAAATAATCCATGTTACCTGCTAAGCATAGTGTCTGGTGCGTTATAAGTACCtgataaatattagctattaattATCATTGCCACTTTTGCTATTGCTTAATATCTTAGAGCAGGAAAATTCTTGCTAAGTGGTAATTCGACAAAATGCAGATGTCACTCCAAGCAATCTGCTCTGCAGCATGCCTGCCATGTGAAAttgcactgaattttttttttcagtggaatTCAGGTTCTCAAGAGAGTGTTTTCTATAGCTTATTTTGTTCTCCCAAATGCAGTGCAACAGATAAgcacattttaaagatattgtGATATAACTTTAGAAGTGAGCCAATCTTGGAGTCAGTTATTTGGTTGTTCTCCAATACACGTAAAGGTTATCAACAAAACACTAAACTCTGACATGTGAAGCCCTCTCAGCTTTGGATTCAACCCCACCAGCTCACATATACTGGTCCACAAATGGTTGTTTTCTTATTCCTCTGACCCCATGCTACCAATCACCTATTCCAGATTCCAAACTGCCCAGCTCCAATTTCACTTCATCTaggaataattatttttgtacccaactcttttctttattaaaagtATAGGATTGACTAAAATGTAAGactgaattatttaatttttattttcccccagAGTCTGGAAGAAGAACAAGTCAATTGTGTGTGTGGACCCTCAAGCTGAATGGATACAAAGAATAATGGAAATATTGAGAAAGTAAGTTAGGCATAACAAGGGGTTTCAGATTCCAACTTGTACTGAAGAGTTTCCCTTTCCTGGGCAGTCAAAATACGGACTAGTTTGAATTTATGAGAAGTTCCTAAGACAAATGTGTGTTTTTCACCGTTATTGCTTATCAGATGGAGTAGGGGTAGCTCATTTCAGCAGCTCAGTAAACCAAACTAGAAGCCAGTATACATGACGGTCCTTACCCGGTATCTCCAGAGGAAAGCCACAGTTTCTTGTGTGTCTCTAAACatgacaattttgtttttgtttctgcttcACAGAAGAAGTTCTTCAACTCTAAGAGTTCCAGCGTTTAAGAGAAAGATTCCCTGATGCCGATATTTCCGCTAAGAACACCTGCATTCTTCCCTTATCCCTGCTCTGGATTTTAGTTTTGTGCTTAGTTAAATCTTTTCCAGGAAAAAGAACTTCCCCATACAAATAAGCATGAGACTATATGTAAAAATAACCTTGCAGAAGCTGATGGGGCAAACTCAAGCTTCTTCACTCACAGCACCCTATATACACTTGGAGATTGCATTCTTATTCATTAGGGAGGAAAGTTTCTTTGAAAATAGTTATTCAGTTATAAGTAATACAGGATTATTTTGATTATATACTTGttgtttaatgtttaaaatttcttaGAAAACAGTGGAATGAGAATTTAAGCCTCAAATTTGAACATGTGGCTTGAATTAAGACGAAAATTATGGCATATATTAAAAGCAGGCTTCCATGAAAGACTCAAAAagctgcctgggaggcagatggAACTTGAGCCTGTCAAGAGGCAAAGGAATCCACGTAGTAGATATCCTCTGCCTAAAAACTCACTATGGAGGAGAATTGAATCCTACTTTTAaagaatttctttataaaatttactGTCTAAGATTAATAGCATTCGAAGATCCCCAGACTCCACAGAATACTCAGGAAAAGCATTTAAAGGGTGATGTACACATGTATTCTTTCACACATTTGCCTTGACAAACTTCTTTCACTGACATCTttttcactgactttttttttgtggggggccGGGGGGGGGACTCTGGTATCAAATTCTTTAATGATTCCTATAAATCTAATGACATTCAATAAAGTTGAGCAAACATTTTCCTTAATTATgagcaatttcttctttttttttttttttttttttttttgagacagagtctcactatgtcgctcaggctagagtgcagtagcataatcacagctcactgcagcctcaacctcctgggctcaagcaattctcccacctcagacaccctagtagctgggactacaggcacacaccaccacacccagctaatttttgtgtttttttgtagagacggagtttcaccatgttgtccaggctgtgaGCAATTCATTGTTAACAAGAGCATATACTCAAACGTAGACATTCCTGATTCTTAAAGTAGGATTTTATGaggttaatttttctttgtatctcaTTTGCCTTTTACAGATTATCTAAAATCATTTGGCAAAGGATGAGTGAAGTTATTCCTGATATTAACACAGTGGGAAATACTTGGCTATGAGGGCCTCTTCCCCCTAATGTTACCTACCGCATACTAACCGTGATTTCCTCCAGACTTCAAACACTTATCAAACCCATTTTCACTGTGTCATATTGACTCTTAAAGTCACTAATGTTTCATTTGACAGTTTTGCATTGAGTTTGACCAACAGACAAAGAAGACACTTGAACTCTGGTCCCCATCTGCCCCTGGCATCAGCCTGGATATCCTACCCACCACACCACTGAGCCCCACTGTGtgttcctctccccaccccacccccctacTGCTTACCAACTGCTTTGGGGGGTCTGCTCCCAGTTCACCCAGGTTTTAAGCTATCTCTGACTCtctctttcacttttctttttatttttaaatttatttttatgttattaaatattttcttgggaGAAAATTAAAAGCACCTGTAATTACTATATTTTCTGTTGTCTACAATTCAGtgtcttttaaattacaaatacacacacacgcacataaaGGGCTGATAAAATGTCATCAAGATCCTGCCTTGTAGCGTTTTTCAGATTCCAGTGTTTAGAGATCAGGAGTCACTTCATTCTTTAATTTGATTTTGGTCTCCTTTGGTAGTTAGACAAATATTCAGAAGTCTCAAATAAGAAATACCACTATTTCACATAAAGCATCTACTGTTATCACCCCCCCTTGGGACACAGTGGTTAAGACATTTGctcatgagactccatctcaacagaaataaaaactagctgggcatggaggtgtgcacctgtagtcccagctactcaggaggctgaggagagaggcttgcttgagcccaggaggtcaaggctgcagctaCTAAATGACAagccagcattcaaattcagCCAGTGTGGAACCAGAATCCATGTGTCTAACTATTGTACTGTGCTGACTCTATAGAAGGTTGGTATCAtcaggagaaactgaggcatgtaCTTGCCCCAAATCATATAACTAGCAAAAGACAAATCAGAATTCAAACCCGGGGCCATCTGACTCCTAAGCAAATGTTGTTAATCACTTCACTAGACTGCCTCAAGTTTTTCCTTTCCTAAACATATTTCTTACTTCAACCTCTTTGGCCACCATCCTTTTCAGGGCCAATCAAAGCCAGGGGAAGGGTGGGAGCTCCAGGATGTTCAGGCTCCCGCTGGATTGAGACGTTCCTCCTGTGTTGTCCAATCCCAGGGGGATCTGGGCAGCTGGTAGGTGGCGTGAAGGCAGTGGGCCAATGTGGAAAGCGAGACAAAAGCAGGGCCAGTGAGGGTTTCTAAACTCGCTTTTCTTACCACACAGGCACGCATTCCTCAAAAGTCGGAGTGGATTTGGGGATGTTCAGCCTAATCTGAGACAGAGAGCTGAACTCATAGATGCAGGAAATTTGTGAACCATTTCCTGGTGTGTCTGAGGAAAGGCGGGCTATTGCAGATCTGAGTGGGTTTGGGTCTGAAAAGAAACACTTGTGAAACAGTAAGGCAGTGTTCAGGTGATAAATgactataaacacacacacacgcacacacacacacacaaattaatcaaaaatcaaagtaaaatagagttgaatggaaaatACAAGGTAATGCTGACCAAAACAGGATGTTCAATGCTGAGAAACTGAATGAAGGAGCTACACAGGCCAAGCAGCACAGGGATCTCCTAGTAGCAGAATGCAGGGGACCTATAACAAACCCATCAATAGTGCTGCTCAAACCCATCCACCCAACCAGCAGAGGCCAAGGAAGAAAAGATTCTGCTTCTCCAACAGAAGGGCTCAGCCTTGGCCTTactttgaggggaaaaaaatccaccaaaataacaatacaacaattaaaaaaatacattctaaaaatacagcataacaactatttacatagaatttatattgtaatttaaagatgatttaaagtacagtATACAGCAGAGTGTGCATAGGTCATATGCAAATACTGTtcttttatataagggacttgagtatTCTCAGATTTTGGTGTCCACTGGGGTTTTGAGGGAGGggctggaaccaatcccctgaggATACCAAGAGATAactatatttggtctttgtcctagGTTCTTAGTACGGAGCTCCTAAAACGCTTGGAATTCCCTGAGTGATGTGAGTGTCTCGTTATTCACAATGAGCCCCTTTTAACCATATCTGAGTT harbors:
- the CXCL13 gene encoding C-X-C motif chemokine 13, whose translation is MKFISTSLLLMLLVSSLSPVQGVLEVYYTNLRCRCVQESSVFIPSRFIDRIQILPRGNGCPRKEIIVWKKNKSIVCVDPQAEWIQRIMEILRKRSSSTLRVPAFKRKIP